The nucleotide sequence AGAAGAAAGAGGGAGTTTTAGCATCCTATATCTATAGCTCCTACACAAATGGCTTTAACCAACCCCCTGGATCAAGGTTATCGAGGTTTAAGCTTAGGAGGAAGGGTTAGTAAGGGAGGTTACGCTAAGAAACAGTAGGACGGGGTGATAAGGGCAACACGTCCTAGTAGTAGCGGCGTAGGCTTTACGGCTCGCTACAACCTAAACCTCTTAGCGTAGGGGCTAGTATGTCCGGTAGGCTTGTTGAAGTAGCCGAGGACTCCGTACGAGGAGGATTCTTCCTCTTTGCTGGAAAGGCATCCTTAACATGGGAGGCGCAGGCTCCATCGGAAGCCTTTAACGGTTAGTGGATTGTATGCTTCGGAAAGGTATATTAATGTATTCATCGCGGTTAGGATTGAACGAGCGGATTTAACGCACCAACCGAACGCTCGAGTTAACACGTCCAGTTTTGATACCTTGGTTTAGATTTAAAATGGTGCTTCGGCGATAATTTAGGCTTAAACAATTTCGACCTTAACTTTTACCGGTATCGGCTCCCTAAAGATTAGGAGAACCCGGCGTTTTGCCTCACGTTCCCGCCGCGTATAACGTTTTAACTATTGCAGAGCGTTAAATCATTAAAAATTCTATTGGCTTTAGCTTTTTAGTTACTGGGTCGACTTGGAAACCTAAAGACTCTAAACTTGTTGCTCCAAGTATTGGGGCATCCTCCTTTTCTCCAAAAATCACGGGTACAACCCTGCGTTTACCCCCGTACTCGATTAAAGCCCATCCAATCTCCCGTTCAACAACCGCTCCTCCATAAACCCTAAGCCTTTCACGATCAACAGGCTTTAAACCTAAACCCTTTAAAACTTCGCTGGGTATAGAGGTGAAAATGGCGCCGCTATCCACTAATAGCTCAACATCCTCCGACCTAGCCGAGTTTACGGGATTAGCAACCTTCACCTTCACGTACGTGAAACCCATAATTAAACCTAAATAATTGTATGAAAATCGCTTTAAATACTTTGACTCCGGTTACCGATAAACGCTTATATTTTTTTCTGTACATATTCTGCCTGATATGAAATGTCCGTCAAAATAACAGTTAGAATACAGAAGAATCTTAAGGGGTGCATGGACAAACGTCGTCAAATGTTCATTAGAGAGGATGAACATGCTGAGATGCGTAAAATCAGAGACTTACTCATCGAGGGGAAACTAGAGATCTACATACCATCATTACTTTTCACGGAGTTCGCTAACGCCCTAAGATATACCAGTGGAATTACCGCCAAGGATGTGGTCAAAGCTCTAAACGCCCTTGAAACTCTAAACTTAAACGTTGTTAACGACTTAGACCTGCTATCCGAAGCTGCGGAGATAGCCTTCAACGCAGACATAACAGTATATGAGGCTATAATATGTAACACTGGCTAAGACCATAAAATCTAAGGTCATAACTTATGATACCAAACTTCTAAGCGAATTCAGCAGTTTAGTAGTAAGAGCAAGCCAATTACTCAAGGAGCTAACGCACAGATAGACTACGAATTCCCCTCACTATAGTAACAGATGATTGTTATCAATAATTTTATTTCGTTCAATTATCCTTTTATTTGTCAGTGAAAAGCCTTGTTCGTTAAGTCTGGAAAAGCTTTGTGGCTTAATTATTGTTATGTGTTTGCTTCTTTGTTTTAGTGTTGGGTTTGTGTTTATAGGTTTATGATTGTGTTGCATATGTATGCTTTTATTGTTAGCTCCTTAGCCATGTAGTAATCGCCGAAGGTACGCTTGAATGTTGAGAAGGCTGATGGGCCTCACGCTGTTCCACATCATTTTACAGGAAGCCGCAGAAGCCTTTAACACCCGAAATACTCAAGTAAGCATTTATACGCGCTTCACGCGATAATTTCCTGGGTGAAGGCATTGGGACACACCTACGTGAAGGCTACGTTCTATAACGCCGTTGACTACGTCCAATACCTGGAGGGAAAGCTTGAATTAGGCGAGGTTAGGAAGGTTGAGGTAGAGGCCCTGGTCGATACGGGAGCCACTTTTCCAGCCCTACCGAAAGAGATAATCACCGAGCTCGCGTTGCCGACGATAGGTGAATACCCGGCCGAAACCGCCCAAGGAAGTGGAAAAGTAGAGCTTGCAGCAAACGCACTAATAAAAATAGAGGATAGGGTGGCTCAATCCCCCATCATCATAAGGCCGAAGGGTACAACACCGCTCATAGGCGTGGTAGCCCTGGAACAAATGGGCTACAAGGTCGATCCAGCAACGGGGAAACTCGTCAAGGGACTACCCCTAATGCTTTAAAACATGAAAACTCCTTCACAACTGGGAGTAAACAGAGTAAGCCGTAAAATGACCTTCTAACGATGCCTGGAAAGAATCCTTAGATGGGAGGGCGCAGAGGATGAATATGGGGAAGGGCTTGAAGGGCCTTTATCGGAAGGAGGGTTGGAGGGCTGTCGAAGGGCTACCGCTAACGCTCTAAGCAAGAACGTAAACCCCTGCCTAACGCGTTTCTCCACGGGTTAATCGTTAACTGTTCAGAGTAGTAGGAGCTCTACTGGTTTTAGTTCCCCTGTTACCGGGTCTACCTGCAGTCCGAGTCCCTCTAAGGCCGTTAAGCCTAAAACCTCTATACCAAGGAAGTAGTTTGGGCAAAGCAAATTAAGTAAGCGTCTAGGATGATTTCCTTTCGTTTACACCCCATTGTCGCATATCGCCTCTCATCCTCGGGCATCCTATTGATGCTCGTGACTTTAACAGCTTTGCCGTGCACAATTATGTTAAGTAAGCTGGCTTGGAGGATGGCTAAACAATTTAAGTGTGATGGGTTAACTGGATATGTCTATGGAAGAGGTTGAGGTCCTGTGGAGGGGGCTAAAAAGCAGTGAAGGATATATAATGCTGGGAAATGCGGTACTATAGGTGTGGATGCTGGATGGAGATTGGCGAGCTTAAAGCTAAGCTCTTCACGCTGCTTCGTGAAGACGTGGAGTTTAGGTACGCTATAGCAGGACTACTCGGCTTAGAGGAGATCCTCCATAGGCTCGATAGGCATGAGGCTGAGCTGGTAAGGCTAAGAGAAGACTTCAACAAGATGAGGGAGGACTTCAACAGGAAGGCTGAGGAGGACTCTAAGAGGTTCGCCACCATCGAGGCTGAGATAGCTAGGTTGAGGGCTGACATGATCGCTGGCTTCAAGAGGCACGACGAAGAGTTCACTAAAGTTTGGAGCGAGATTGCTAGGCTGCGCGAAGACATGATCGCTGGCTTCAAGAGGCACGACGAGGAGCTCGCCAAGCTTAGGGCTGATATGATTACCGGCTTCGACCTGCTTAAGAGACATATTGATGCTTTAGGCGCTAGGTGGGGGTTGCT is from Candidatus Nezhaarchaeales archaeon and encodes:
- a CDS encoding type II toxin-antitoxin system VapC family toxin; the encoded protein is MDKRRQMFIREDEHAEMRKIRDLLIEGKLEIYIPSLLFTEFANALRYTSGITAKDVVKALNALETLNLNVVNDLDLLSEAAEIAFNADITVYEAIICNTG
- a CDS encoding retroviral-like aspartic protease family protein — protein: MKALGHTYVKATFYNAVDYVQYLEGKLELGEVRKVEVEALVDTGATFPALPKEIITELALPTIGEYPAETAQGSGKVELAANALIKIEDRVAQSPIIIRPKGTTPLIGVVALEQMGYKVDPATGKLVKGLPLML
- a CDS encoding DUF3782 domain-containing protein; translated protein: MEIGELKAKLFTLLREDVEFRYAIAGLLGLEEILHRLDRHEAELVRLREDFNKMREDFNRKAEEDSKRFATIEAEIARLRADMIAGFKRHDEEFTKVWSEIARLREDMIAGFKRHDEELAKLRADMITGFDLLKRHIDALGARWGLLSERAFKEGLRSLVEKEFGFKVEKWVKWDGEGYVHGHPSDVDVDVAVHDGKVVLVEVKSHVGRPDVSTFKRKAEFYERAEGRKPYRLIIVTPYADESALETAKQLQIEVYTGV